The Thermodesulfobacterium sp. TA1 sequence CTCTTGTTTTTTGGTAAGGGCATATTTTTCTAAATTTTCAGGGTTTTCTAAGGCAAAACCGATGGTTATTTGGTCTGGCTTTTTTTGAGAAGAAAGGGTTTTAGCTATGTCCTCTGTAAGCTCTAAATCTAAGGTTAACACCTCTTGTTTTTTTAGCTTGCCTTTAAAAGCAGTTTTTGGTCTAAAATCACAAGGAGCCGCAGCAAAGATTGCCAACCTACATTTAGGAAAAATTCTTTTAGCTACCTCTAACATTTCTTTAGTAGTAGAAACAGGAAAAACCTTAGGGTAAGGAATTCCTAAAAATTCGTTTATCCTTGGGAAAACACCTGGTAGGTCTTTACCTCCCCAGATAAGATATACTTCCGCCCCGCGGTAATAAGCCTCTTTAGCCAGTAAAAAAGCCATTTTACCAGAGGAATCGTTGGTGATACACCTCACCTCGTCTATATATTCTTTAGTGGGACCTCCGGTAATCAAAACCTTGTGATTAAGAAGCGTTTTTTTAACGAAATGGGCTTGCAGGGTCTCAAAAATCTCTTCTACCTCTGGCAAACGGCCTTTACCTGTAGTATCACAGGCAAGAATTCCAGAAGCAGGTTCATAAATTCTATATCCCCAGGTTTTTAGAATTTCGATGTTTCTTTGGGTGGCAGGATGTTCCCACATGTTGGTGTTCATAGCAGGAAAAATGTATACAGGAGCCTTAGTAGCTAATAGGGTAGAAAGTAAAAGCTCATCTGCTTGACCTGATGCTAATTTGGCTATAAAAGAGGCTGTAGCAGGGGCTATCACCACCACATCAGGAAAGTTGGCAAGCTCTATATGCAAGATTTCTCCAGTTGGTTTAAAAAAGTCTTCTTCAGTATAAGCCTTTTGCCCTGAAAGACTGGCAAAAAGTAAAGGCGTTACAAACTTTTCTGCCCCTTTAGATAATATGACCTTAACATTAGCCCCAGAGTTTTTAAATTTTCTTATAAGCTCACAAACTTTATAGATGGCTATTCCGCCTGTAAGCCCAACAAGTACATTTTTTCCCTTAAATCCGTTAGCAAACAATTTTCTCTCCTTATAAAAATATTTAAAATTAGTTTTGATTAAGAATAACTACGATTCTTAATTCTGTAGAGAAATATCTTTCAGAAACCGAGATAAAGGCTTGTCCTTCAGGGCGTTTATAGGCGATAAAAGTAATTTTTGAGGTAAAGCTCCCTACTTCTTCCCAACCGTTGTTTTTCATCTGGACCTTATAAAATTCTAACAAAGAATTAGCCTTGTAGTTTCCTTTGAAAACAAGCATGCCTGTGATTACTTTGCCGGTTTTTAAAAGGGCACTTTGTTCTCCTTGATAACTAAGGTCTTTTAATACTGGAATAAAAGGCACAGGAAAATAAACAAGGTCTTTATTAGCACCGGTTATGTTGATTTCCTTGCTTACATCTATTACCTCTTGTGCAAAAAGATTTTTAGAGTTGGTTGTCAGAAAAAAGGTTAAAACTAAACAGAGAAATACCCACATTTTTTTCATCTTTTAACCCCTCCGAAAGAACTTTTTAATATAAAAATATTATAAATATAAACGCAGTTTTGTCAAAGTTAAAAAAAACGTCAAAATACCGAAAGAGAAAGTTTTTAAAAGATGACAGGTAGTAAAAAAAAAGATTTTTGAAAATTTTCAGGTTTTTAAGTAGACTTTAACCATAAACAGATTAAGGATATACCGACTATTTAGGTCCAGAAAAAGCTTTTTCTAAAAGTGTCTTGCAACTTAAAAAAACTTTGACCTCATGTGCAAAGGAGTGTTTTTTTTTACTTTAGAAGCAAAAGAAGTTTAATAAAAAGCTGTTTTAGGAAGAGGAAAAAAATTTTAGAATTTCTGTGTTTAGAATAAATTCTAAGGGTAAAATACTAAAAATCGGGACAGATTGGGAAAAAATGAGGTTTGTTTTTTAAAAATTTTTGTGTTAATATTAAACAATAAAGGTTGTTCTTTGACAATAGAATAGCCGGGCAGGGCAGGTGAAAAGGCAAAAGTTTCAAGGGGAAAATTATGGGGATGGTGTGATTTGGTTAAGGGTGTATGTAAGTATATTTAGTAAACAACTATATGAAAAACAGGCTACCTTACAAGCAAGTAATTATGTGGATTGCAAAGGGTGGTTTTAAAGGCTGTGTTTTTGAGTTTCAATCGCAGTTAGAAGAGGTAAAAGGTATATTTATAAATTATTGATTTTATGTAAGAAAAAGTTTGTATCGCTGGCTCTGGAGGTTAGAATTCATGCGGGTTGCGAGGGGCTGTTTTGTAAAAATTAGTTTTATACTAAATTTTAAAAACCTTGATAAAATCAAGGTTTTAAGTAGTTAGGGTTGAAACCTGCCCTACTTAAAAAGGGATTGCGACACAAGTAAATCATAAATTACTGCAGCTGGATTACTTCCATAAGTTGAAACCTGCCCTACTTAAAAAGGGATTGCGACCTTTCGTGACCGCGTAAATTTAATTTTTTTTCAAAAGTCAAAAAGTTGAAACCTGCCCTACTTAAAAAGGGATTGCGACAAATAAATTGTTTTTAATTATGATATACCATGCTTTCATTGTTGAAACCTGCCCTACTTAAAAAGGGATTGCGACTTGCCTTCTGTATCTCTTAACAATTTTGCGATTTCTTTAGGTTGAAACCTGCCCTACTTAAAAAGGGATTGCGACTTGTAAATGTACGGATTATTTATACTTCGAATTACTTCGGTTGAAACCTGCCCTACTTAAAAAGGGATTGCGACTCCTTTCAATGGGAGAAATCTTTCAAAACTTATAAATAATGGTTGAAACCTGCCCTACTTAAAAAGGGATTGCGACATTTTTCTCGTTCGGTTCGTAGTTTTTCTTCGATTTCTTTGTTGAAACCTGCCCTACTTAAAAAGGGATTGCGACTGCAGCGGGTGACCGCAATAACTACCACCTGGTACATCAGTTGAAACCTGCCCTACTTAAAAAGGGATTGCGACACTTGCTAAATAAAAACTCTCTTTTGATATTAAAGTCTTCATATAAGTTGAAACCTGCCCTACTTAAAAAGGGATTGCGACCTCTCAATCAACTCCCCACGGTTGTCGTCTAACTTAGTCCAGTTGAAACCTGCCCTACTTAAAAAGGGATTGCGACTTCGAAAACGGTGTTTGTAAGTGTTAAGGCATCTTTTTTGTTGAAACCTGCCCTACTTAAAAAGGGATTGCGACGAGAAAATCTTTCATTTTTTGTGATTTTTCGGTACCTCTTAAGTTGAAACCTGCCCTACTTAAAAAGGGATTGCGACAAATACACCTCCCCGCAAATTTCTACTTCGAAAAATAAACCTTGTTGAAACCTGCCCTACTTAAAAAGGGATTGCGACAAATTATTTCTTTGATTACGATCCATCCTTCTTTCTCATCTGTTGAAACCTGCCCTACTTAAAAAGGGATTGCGACCAGGGGCATCCCCTTCTTTGCACCACCCCATTCTGAATGTTGAAACCTGCCCTACTTAAAAAGGGATTGCGACATTTCTTTTAAAAGCTCTTTTAAAACCATACCTCTACCCCCTGTTGAAACCTGCCCTACTTAAAAAGGGATTGCGACTTTTTCTATGATATAATTCAAAGTTGTTAGTCCTGTTTTTTGTTGAAACCTGCCCTACTTAAAAAGGGATTGCGACAAGTATTTTTGCGACCTCCTGCTGGTTCAACTTTTTTGTGTTGAAACCTGCCCTACTTAAAAAGGGATTGCGACCATTAAAAATATTTCTATGATTATAAACGTATTCTTTAGGTTGAAACCTGCCCTACTTAAAAAGGGATTGCGACTCTACCTTGCAAAAGACTATTATTACTTTATCACTAAGAGTTGAAACCTGCCCTACTTAAAAAGGGATTGCGACAATATTTCTTCTGAAATTTCTATTTCATTTACTTTTATTTTGTTGAAACCTGCCCTACTTAAAAAGGGATTGCGACATTTCTTTTAAAAGCTCTTTTAAAACCATACCTCTACCCCCTGTTGAAACCTGCCCTACTTAAAAAGGGATTGCGACGGTGGCTCCGCCTGATCTTCCAAAATTTAAGCACGTTTTAATGGGGTTTCTTGAAACCTTTTAAAAGTAGTTTTAGTTTATTCTGGTTGGCTTGATATTTAGTAATCTTAAAATGGCTTATAGAAAGGTATGAGTGCCCAGTAATAGCTTTTTGTGCAGACCTTGGACAGAAAAAAATTGAGCGGAGGTAAAAGAAAAAGGATTAAAATCCAGACCTAAAAAAGTTAATAATAAGGGCCCTAAAAAAGTTTTTATACATTTATATAATTAAAAATTTAAAAGTCTTAAGAAAGGTTGTCTATGGAAAGTATAATAATTATTATTGGGATTTTTATTCTTGCTTTTGTTTCAGGAATGATTGGTCTTGGGGTAGCTTTTTCTGCCATCCCCTTTTTGGGCTTGTTCATGGATGACCTTGTGCACCAAGTACAACCTCTCAGTCTTTTGTTAAACGGGGTTACAGCCCTTCTCAGTGCTTTAGGCTTTGCTAAAAGTGGGTTTATTGAATGGAAAAAAGCCATTTACCTTTCTATTATTACTACCCTTTCGGCACCTGTGGGTGCGGTGTTGGCTCACTATATTTCTCAAGATATAATCTGGGTAATCTATTTCTTTTCAGTCCTTTATCTTGCCTACAGACTTTTTAAACCGATTAAAGCCGTTAAGGAAGATAAGACAAACTTTAAGTTAGCAGCAATTTTAGCTGTTCCAATCTCGGTTTTAAGCGGACTTCTTGGCGTTGGACCAGGTTTTTTACTTATGCCGACCCTTATTATATGTGGATTTGATCCTAAACGAGCGGCAGGTATCAATGCTTTTGCCGTCTGTCCACCTTCATTTTCTGCCCTTCTCCCTCATATAAGCACTGCCCATTGGAACTTTACACTTACCATAGCGTTAATAACTGTAGGAGCTGTTGCTTCTTATCTTGGAGCGAGAGCCACAAGTCTTTATGTTCCAAGTAAAAGAATTAAACAAATCTTTGCCACTCTCATCGTAATCGTAACCGCCTATAAAATAACTACCTTGTTTTTCAAATAACACCAACTACGTTAGGTCTAAAGACCGAACTTTTATAACCTTGACAGAACAACTTGAGAGGCCTTTTTTTGGAAAGCTGAAACAGAAATAATGACTTTAGGTCTATTGTCCAAAATAGGATATAATATGAAGATACAAAAATAATCAAGAGATATATTTCGGTGGATCACTATTGACAAAAACAGAAAATATTATAATTTTTAAAATAAAGGTGTTGGGGGATCGTCTAATTGGCAGGACAGTGGACTCTGGATCCACGAGTGGAGGTTCGAGTCCTCCTCCCCCAGCTGAAAATAAAAGCTCTGTGCCGATTCAAGTCCAACCTTCACAACTAAAATTTTCTGCAACAAACCCCCAGAGCAATCTGGCTTTTTATCAGGTGTAGAAGAAACACCGAACCTACCACACCACACCAATTTTTTTAAATATATAAAAAAAGCTTTTTTGAACTTAAAAAAACTCAAAAAAATGTATATACAATGTATAAAGGCATAAAAAACCTCTACCTGATTAAAGGAAAATTGGTATTTAGAACACACGTTAGAGAAAAAGGGCGAGAAAAAAGTTAGTGTCTCATTAATTGTGTAAAGCCTTGAGGAAAAGGGAAGGGTATGGTAGCTTTTCTAAAGGCTAACACCACAAAAATTACAAAAAAGAAGGGGAAGCTACCATGAAACAACAAAAGCTAAACCTACCTTTTCATTCCTTAGAAGAGATTTTAAACTTGTTTCACCAGGAGGTCAACATGCTGCTTAAAAACTTTTGGAAAACCTTATGCTTGAGGGAAGAAGAATTAGTATGGGATGGAGTAAAATGAAGGCTTAAGAGTGCCTCGAGTCAGAAAAAGTCTTTTCGTCCTATTATACTTTTTGAAAGAAGAAGGGCTGATTTAGACCTTACAGAAGTAGTTGTAAATCTTTATGCAGTAGGAGTAAGCACAAGAAAGATTTCTCAGTTTTAGAAAGGATCTATGGTTCATACTATTCTTCTCAGAGCATTTCCCGATTAATAAAGGTTGCAGAGGAGGAAGTAAAGGCTTGGAGGGGAAGACCATTTTCAGAGAAATATTTTGCGATATTTTTAGACGGAAGTTATTTATTCGACGAAATGGAGTAGAAAAAGAGCCGGTATATTTATCTTTGGGAATAAAACATGACGGAGGGAGGGGGTAAGATTAAATTTGTGTCTTATTTATAATATGCAAAATACTAATAGGAGGTGGAAGGAATAGACTAGGAGACAAAAAAGTTTAAAGGTATTATCAAAAAATATAAATTCAAAACCCGAAAGTCTTCTTTTTGAAAGCTTCTCACTAAGCTCAAAAAAAGATAAGAAATAAAATCTTCTCCACATTCTCTTCATCTGAAAGAAATTCCATTACTCTGAGTCCCCGTTTCACTTCCTCAAAAAGCTTCTCAAGTTGATTCGTTGTATAAATAAACCTCTTTATCTCAAATGGAAATTCAAAAAACATAAAAGATCATCAAAATTCTCTTACCACAATTTCCTGCGTCCTTTATTTTTCTTTTCGTTCAATTTGTTAAAAACCTTCATAAAGCTTTGTAAAAAGAACTTGCCGTGTATTATGATAATAACATAGCAGTTAGTAAAATTAAATGGTGGGTTTTCACGTTTTTTTTACACAGGTTTTTACAAGGATAAAAAGTTATTACGAAAAAACTTAAAATTCACTTTAAAAAACAAACGTTTTTAATGTTTTTACAAAGCGAGAAATTGTGGAAGGTAGCTTAGGTCAAAGTTTGTATTGTAAATTGTTAGATTAGGATTGTAAAAGGGATCCCTTTCTATGTATTTTTTCCACCTCTTTTTTAAAAGTCTTATTTCCTTTTCGGCGATTTTTTTATCTTTTACTTTTGCTTTTGATTGAGATTCGTAGTGGATTAAAACTGCATAAGGAGTCCAGATGACTTTATAACCTTTTTCATAAACTTTTAGACAAAAATCAACGTCATTAAAATCAACTCTAAATTCTTCGTCAAATCCTCCTACTTCGTAAAAGACGTTTTTTCTAAACATCATGCAAGCTCCCGTA is a genomic window containing:
- the coaBC gene encoding bifunctional phosphopantothenoylcysteine decarboxylase/phosphopantothenate--cysteine ligase CoaBC — its product is MFANGFKGKNVLVGLTGGIAIYKVCELIRKFKNSGANVKVILSKGAEKFVTPLLFASLSGQKAYTEEDFFKPTGEILHIELANFPDVVVIAPATASFIAKLASGQADELLLSTLLATKAPVYIFPAMNTNMWEHPATQRNIEILKTWGYRIYEPASGILACDTTGKGRLPEVEEIFETLQAHFVKKTLLNHKVLITGGPTKEYIDEVRCITNDSSGKMAFLLAKEAYYRGAEVYLIWGGKDLPGVFPRINEFLGIPYPKVFPVSTTKEMLEVAKRIFPKCRLAIFAAAPCDFRPKTAFKGKLKKQEVLTLDLELTEDIAKTLSSQKKPDQITIGFALENPENLEKYALTKKQEKNFDLIVANPISTLSAEISDFIVFTPKDKLYFNQVSKDYLAKVLFDLVGV
- a CDS encoding transposase, with product MFFEFPFEIKRFIYTTNQLEKLFEEVKRGLRVMEFLSDEENVEKILFLIFF
- a CDS encoding sulfite exporter TauE/SafE family protein — translated: MESIIIIIGIFILAFVSGMIGLGVAFSAIPFLGLFMDDLVHQVQPLSLLLNGVTALLSALGFAKSGFIEWKKAIYLSIITTLSAPVGAVLAHYISQDIIWVIYFFSVLYLAYRLFKPIKAVKEDKTNFKLAAILAVPISVLSGLLGVGPGFLLMPTLIICGFDPKRAAGINAFAVCPPSFSALLPHISTAHWNFTLTIALITVGAVASYLGARATSLYVPSKRIKQIFATLIVIVTAYKITTLFFK